In the genome of Epinephelus lanceolatus isolate andai-2023 chromosome 18, ASM4190304v1, whole genome shotgun sequence, one region contains:
- the pglyrp6 gene encoding peptidoglycan recognition protein 6 — MEVFRMDKGCWRQTLALVVVVLVSTNAEASFSRHMNDFIKAVKQVEAGHPASEPVAVLRRLRRAAGLNDAFIQHFLGNANSSGPEIGTHLSGYIKKAMHHRMTEDTKEEGVVLTPDGTTVALTPLLLGIEAGLLSKTAGRVRGLYQLTLAKDLSSSPLTQRLGPDGCWDSLTSPQVFTLLDSPSVLTTAQVNGGMDGVVLGMEVSDKSKRPLKLSSLLTEYYCHQLGSKGLDAAPRLISRRRRENFRGLVVPPLLTRKVVKSVELQRRLKGRSKMDVKEKKQLTAVVREGMKEFVHMYMDCPPMIPRCMWGAEPYRGTPTNLSLPLSFMYIHHTHTPSQPCLTLEQCSADMRSMQRFHQEDRGWDDIGYSFVAGSDGYIYEGRGWLWQGAHTLGHNSIGYGVSFIGDYATRLPSQHSMGLVRDQLASCAVGGGRLVANFTLQGHRQVVNTSCPGDALYNEIRGWEHYGEVKKGRRSA, encoded by the exons TTCAGGATGGATAAAGGCTGCTGGAGACAGACCCTGGCTCTTGTTGTGGTGGTGCTGGTCAGCACAAATGCAGAAG CCTCATTTTCCCGGCACATGAATGACTTCATCAAGGCGGTGAAGCAGGTGGAGGCTGGGCACCCTGCATCAGAGCCAGTAGCTGTGCTGAGGAGGCTGCGGCGGGCAGCTGGCCTTAATGATGCATTCATCCAGCACTTCCTCGGTAACGCCAACTCTAGTGGTCCTGAAATTGGCACTCACCTCTCAGGTTACATTAAGAAGGCCATGCATCACAGGATGACTGAAGACACTAAAGAGGAAGGTGTAGTTCTGACACCTGACGGCACCACTGTTGCCCTCACACCGCTCCTCCTGGGCATCGAGGCTGGTCTCCTCTCCAAGACGGCGGGGCGTGTGCGGGGCCTGTACCAGCTCACTCTGGCCAAAgacctgtccagctctcctctcaCCCAGCGTCTGGGACCTGACGGCTGCTGGGACAGCCTCACCTCTCCACAAGTCTTCACCCTCCTGGACAGCCCCTCTGTGCTCACCACTGCTCAGGTCAACGGAGGCATGGACGGCGTGGTTCTAGGCATGGAGGTCTCTGACAAATCTAAACGTCCTCTCAAGCTCAGCAGCCTGCTGACAGAGTACTACTGCCACCAGCTGGGCAGCAAAGGACTGGACGCAGCCCCACGCCTCATCAGCAGACGCCGCAGGGAGAACTTCAGAGGACtggttgtccctccattgttgACCAGAAAGGTGGTGAAGTCAGTAGAGCTGCAGCGGAGACTGAAGGGGCGCTCAAAGATGGACgtgaaggagaagaagcagcTGACAGCTGTGGTCAGAGAGGGAATGAAAGAGTTCGTCCACATGTACATGG ATTGCCCACCCATGATCCCTCGCTGTATGTGGGGTGCAGAGCCATACAGAGGAACCCCCACCAAcctgtccctccctctgtccttcaTGTACATccaccacactcacacacccagCCAGCCCTGTCTGACCTTAGAGCAGTGCTCTGCAGACATGCGCTCCATGCAGCGCTTCCACCAGGAGGACAGAGGCTGGGACGACATAGGATACAG CTTTGTCGCAGGCTCTGACGGGTACATCTACGAGGGCCGAGGCTGGCTCTGGCAAGGAGCCCACACCCTCGGACACAACTCCATAGGCTACGGGGTTTCCTTCATCGGAGACTACGCCACCAGGCTCCCCTCCCAGCATTCCATGGGGCTGGTGAGAGATCAGCTGGCATCATGCGCTGTCGGTGGTGGCCGACTGGTTGCCAACTTCACCCTGCAGGGACACAGACAGGTGGTGAACACTTCCTGTCCTGGAGACGCTCTCTATAATGAGATCAGAGGCTGGGAACACTACGGG GAGGTCAAGAAAGGAAGACGATCGGCTTAA